Proteins from a single region of Harmonia axyridis chromosome 4, icHarAxyr1.1, whole genome shotgun sequence:
- the LOC123678820 gene encoding zinc finger MYM-type protein 1-like produces the protein MDIRTFFTKKRRVEEGIHHDEPHCSKPTPSSMETSLAKQVGRNRINYGIPSDIARIGEPIKQIILNIYPKENNRAFVADWFKRYKWLQYSVERDAAFCYPCQQFLPHGSKQSSYTSTGFRNWKNASDTRTGFPKHEKSIPHTQAMAMWQDKLRRISTGSSVETLINHEVLEKNRYYMKSIVEVIQFLVVNELALRGNYVLEEKKEQGLFQNLFEYTCMKDPNLKEAFSHIPQNATYHSPEIQNQIIQAMVQVVQNSIVKDIKESDVNWFTLMEDGTRDKNNRENIAIAIRYVKDGIVNESLLTVTTTEHLDAATFTELTLNTLTKNGIDLSRMLSQCYDGASVMSGKVSGVATRIENQLGRKIPYVHCYNHRLHLIVIRTISEMTFIRLFFDQCIMLHEFFHHGKIAAMYGGKIIGRLLEQRWSGHLAVTKVVNDNYSEILLTLDKMKNDRFNGDDVAKSVGIKKIMLNLEFRMAMVVAKKILSMLQPADASLQARSAGLKDALIIINCVQNEITKLRTDEMYHQILEEAKSMTSIDSENRTHTQKRQVRRSNRMDDYLMFDSSCSSTKQNEEDQPFKSEYFETLDILVAELQRRFSDNDDLLNSVASLDELDVNKMEPLKNLGITIPSNEEATVVKAYLSRREDKTEDIVQVLYRQREAFKDTYELFASVATIGCSTAVCESTFSTLTAINRPQRLSMSHERMAGMVFLAFEKRRTQSVDLNEVLRIFNNMTNRRIQLF, from the exons ATGGATATAAGGACTTTCTTTACCAAAAAACGAAGAGTTGAAGAGGGAATTCATCACGATGAACCCCATTGCTCAAAACCCACTCCTAGTTCTATGGAAACTAGTTTGGCAAAACAGGTTGGTAGAAATAGAATTAACTATGGTATTCCTTCGGATATTGCACGAATCGGAGAACcgataaaacaaattattttaaatatatatcccaaagaaaataatagggCCTTTGTTGCGGATTGGTTTAAGCGATATAAATGGTTGCAGTATTCGGTCGAGAGAGATGCTGCTTTTTGCTATCCTTGTCAACAATTTTTACCCCATGGAAGCAAACAAAGTTCTTATACTTCCACAGGATTCAGAAACTGGAAAAATGCCAGTGATACAAGAACTGGGTTTCCAAAACATGAGAAATCAATTCCTCATACACAAGCCATGGCGATGTGGCAAGACAAACTACGCAGAATATCTACAGGTAGCAGTGTCGAAACTTTGATAAATCATgaagttttagaaaaaaaccGGTATTACATGAAATCAATTGTTGAAGTTATACAATTTTTAGTTGTCAACGAGTTAGCTTTGCGAGGAAATTatgttttggaggaaaaaaaagaacaaggattatttcagaatttatttgaatacacgTGCATGAAAGATCCGAATTTGAAGGAGGCTTTCAGCCATATACCACAAAATGCGACATATCATTCACCGGAAATTCAAAACCAAATAATTCAAGCAATGGTTCAAGTAGTACAGAACTCCATTGTCAAAGATATCAAGGAATCTGACGTGAATTGGTTCACTCTAATGGAAGATGGAACGAGGGATAAGAATAAtcgtgaaaatattgctatagcAATACGTTACGTTAAGGATggaatcgtcaatgagtcgttgCTGACAGttacaacaactgaacatcttGATGCAGCAACATTTACCGAATTAACTTTAAACACTCTTACGAAAAATGGCATTGATCTCTCCCGTATGCTAAGCCAATGCTATGATGGAGCAAGTGTTATGAGCGGAAAAGTTTCAGGAGTTGCGACTAGAATAGAGAATCAATTGGGCCGAAAAATTCCTTATGTCCACTGTTATAACCACCGCTTACATTTAATAGTTATCAGGACTATCTCTGAAATGACTTTCATCCGTTTATTTTTTGATCAATGCATCATGTTACATGAGTTCTTTCATCATGGAAAAATAGCTGCAATGTATGGTGGAAAAATAATTGGCAGATTACTCGAACAACGTTGGTCAGGACACTTGGCGGTTACAAAAGTTGTAAACGATAATTATTCAGAGATTTTGCTAACtttagataaaatgaaaaatgacagattcaatGGTGACGACGTTGCCAAGAGTGTcggcatcaaaaaaattatgcttaATTTGGAATTCCGAATGGCTATGGTTGTGGCCAAAAAAATACTATCCATGCTTCAGCCTGCAGATGCAAGTTTACAAGCCCGAAGCGCAGGATTGAAAGACGCCCTAATAATCATAAATTGCGTCCAAAATGAAATCACAAAATTGAGAACAGATGAAATGTATCATCAAATTTTGGAAGAAGCTAAATCTATGACAAGCATTGATTCTGAAAATAGGACTCACACCCAAAAAAGGCAAGTCAGAAGATCTAATCGCATGGATGACTACTTGATGTTTGACTCTTCCTGTTCCTCAacgaaacaaaatgaagaagatcaACCATTTAAATCTGAGTATTTCGAAACATTGGACATACTAGTTGCTGAATTACAGAGAAGGTTTTCAGACAACGATGATCTGTTAAATTCTGTAGCGAGTCTCGATGAGTTGGATGTGAACAAAATGGaacctttgaaaaatttag GTATAACAATTCCATCAAATGAAGAGGCTACAGTGGTTAAAGCTTATTTGAGTCGTCGTGAGGATAAAACAGAAGACATAGTGCAAGTTTTGTACAGACAGCGAGAGGCTTTCAAAGATACATATGAACTCTTTGCATCTGTGGCGACCATAGGATGTAGCACTGCTGTTTGTGAATCTACTTTTTCAACCTTAACTGCAATCAATAGACCTCAGAGGCTGTCAATGAGTCACGAAAGAATGGCAGGCATGGTATTTCTGGCCTTTGAAAAGAGAAGGACTCAGTCTGTTGATCTGAATGAAGTCCTTCgcatatttaataatatgaCAAATCGAAGGATTCAGCTGTTTTGA